A window from Salvia miltiorrhiza cultivar Shanhuang (shh) chromosome 2, IMPLAD_Smil_shh, whole genome shotgun sequence encodes these proteins:
- the LOC131007943 gene encoding uncharacterized protein LOC131007943, with protein sequence MEDAPRRRGRGRGRGRGRGRGRGFIPEEPIQQVAPNRTAEEKFRKEKPPTFDGLGDPTDAEKWIRAIERIFNYIRCEDEDKVTCATYQLVDEADFWWESVRRTMTEEQWENFTWEDFKTELYEKYIPGCYRQKKQNEFWNLKQRAGTVTEYDRAFNQLSRYAPTLVDTDEKRAEKFRNGLRHEISISLASQGGLTYAQTLSRALTIESLLPKEKGKAPGQSGFVPPQDGGKGKRKWNEGTGGNPGNGNGKKPWAANQNQNQRQNQQPQAMGRPLCPKCQRPHSGECLKGMNICYRCGETGHYASVCPKKNGGAPQQQNPKNQQRQNQGPGGQRGQPQNARAYALNQNQAAGNQGNLAGMINAFDVPIIALFDTGASHSFISHAACKRLELAPQLAEITLEVNTPGNGILTAKDIISNLELNIGAETFKADLYVITMIEFDIILGMDWLTQVGATILCSERKISFQSAGKEKASFHGIRMGGRVPVISAMKATKIMRTGECQAFLVSLTGEHEVKKTIEEVPVVREFKDVFPEELPGMPPNRQLEFTIDLEPGAAPVSKAPYRMAPPELQELKVQLQELLDLGFIQPSVSPWGAPVLFVKKKDGSLRMCIDYRELNKLTIKNRYPLPRIDDLFDQLKGAGVFSKIDLRSGYHQLKMKREDIPKTAFRTRYGHYEFTVMPFGLTNAPAVFMDLMNRVFHQYLDSFVLVFIDDILIYSKTEEQHEEHLRIVLETLRNEKLFAKFSKCEFWLREVMFLGHIVSTEGIKVDPAKVEAVKEWKAPSNVNEIRSFLGLAGYYRRFIEGFSKLARPMTQLLKKGTKYV encoded by the coding sequence ATGGAAGACGCACCAAGAAgacgcggtaggggacgaggacgtggtcgtggtcgtggacgcggcaggggattcatccctgaagagccaatccaacaagtagcaccaaatcgtactgctgaagagaagtttcgcaaggaaaaacctccaacATTTGACGGGCTGGGCGATCCAACAGACGCCGAAAAGTGGATTAGGGCCATAGAGCGTATCTTTAACTACATCCGTTGCGAGGACGAAGACAAAGTAACTTGTGCAACCTACCAACTGGTGGATgaagccgacttctggtgggaatctgtgaggcgcacaatgactgaggaacagtgggaaaatttcacttgggaagatttCAAGACTGAATTATACGAGAAGTACATACCGGGATGCTATAGACAAAAGAAGCAGAATGAGTTCTGGAATCTGAAGCAGAGGGCTGGGACAGTTACTGAGTACGATAGAGccttcaatcagctatcaagatatgctccgacgctggtggacactgatgagaaaCGTGCAGAAAAATTTAGGAATGGACTGCGCCATGAGATATCAATCTCCCTAGCAAGCCAGGGAGGTCTCACCTACGCACAAACTTTGAGCAGGGCTCTCACcattgagtcattgctaccaaaggaaaaagggaaagctccgggacagtctggattcgtaccacctcaagatggtggtaaaggaaaaagaaagtggaacgAGGGAACTGGAGGAAACCCCGGGAATGGAAATGGAAAGAAGCCGTGGGCTGCtaaccaaaatcagaatcaacGTCAGAATCAACAGCCGCAAGCAATGGGACGACCACTCTGCCCAAAGTGTCAGCGACCTCATTCAGGGGAATGCCTGAAAGGAATGAATATATGCTATAGATGTGGGGAaactgggcactatgcttcagTATGTCCGAAGAAGAACGGAGGAGCACCTCAACAGCAAAACCCCAAAAATCAACAGCGACAAAATCAGGGCCCTGGAGGACAACGGGGACAGCCACAGAatgctagggcctatgcccttaaccaaaatcaagcagcaggaaaccaaggaaacttggcaggtatgattaATGCTTTCGACGTGCCGAttatagctttgtttgatactggagcgtcCCACTCTTTCATTTCACATGCTGCTTGTAAGAGATTAGAACTGGCTCCACAATTGGCTGAGATAACTTTAGAAGTTAACACCCCTGGTAATGGAATATTGACTGctaaggacattatctcgaacTTAGAGCTGAACATAGGTGCTGAAACATTTAAGGCAGATTTGTATGTCATCACTATGATAGAGTTTGACATAATCCTAGGGATGGACTGGCTTACTCAAGTCGGTGCCACGATACTGTGTAGCGAGAGAAAGATCTCTTTCCAATCCGCTGGAAAGGAGAAGgcaagttttcatggcataagaatgggaggaagagtaccagtgatttcGGCGATGAAGGCCACAAAGATAATGAGAACGGGAGAATGTCAGGCTTTTCTGGTCAGTTTGACAGGAGAACATGAAGTAAAGAAAACGATCGAAGAAGTTCCAGTGGTGCGAGAATTcaaagatgtttttcccgaagaaTTGCCCGGTATGCCACCGAACAGACAACTAGAATTCACGATTGATCTAGAACCCGGGGCAGCACCAGTgtcaaaggcaccatacagaatggccccgccagagttacaagaattgaaagtgcaactacaagaactgttGGATCTAGGTTTCATACAGCCTAGCGTGtcaccgtggggagcaccagtcttattcgtcaagaagaaagatggttcactaaggatgtgtatcgattatagaGAATTAaacaagctcacgataaagaatagatatcctcttccaaggatagacgacttgtttgatcagttgaaaggagccggtgtgttttccaagattgatctaagatctggttaccatcaactcaagatgaaaagagaagacattccaaagacagcatttcgaacgcgttacggacattacgagttcacagtgatgccctttggattaacgaatgccccagccgttttcatggatttgatgaaccgagtgttccatcaatatctcgatagttttgtcttagtgtttattgaCGACATTCTCATCTACTCTAAGACTGAAGAACAACACGAGGAGCACTTGCGCATCGTACTCGAAACCCTGCGTAATGAGAAATTGTTTGctaaattcagcaaatgcgagttttggttgagagaagtaatgtttctcggtcacatcgtgtcgactgaaggaatcaaagtagaccccgccaaggtcgaagcagtcaaggaatggaaggcaccatcaaatgtcaatgagatcaggagtttcctcggtctagcaggttactacagaagattcatcgaaggattctcgaaattggctaggccaatgactcagcttttgaaGAAGGGGACTAAATACGTTTAG